The following are from one region of the Shinella sp. PSBB067 genome:
- a CDS encoding aromatic-ring-hydroxylating dioxygenase subunit beta, producing MTATKTNDDLALLHKASAFLWSEADMLDAKDYDAWLGLWMPGGRYTMPIGDSEDFDNALNLCHDDDKMRRDRIARFQQGFSISSAPPAETVRTLSRFVIKAVDGDEVTVHSAEHLIEDKFGRQRVWAANVRHMLVATGDGFRIRNKVVRLLNSDGMLNSFSYLF from the coding sequence ATGACCGCGACCAAGACGAACGACGACCTGGCACTCCTGCACAAGGCGAGCGCCTTCCTCTGGTCGGAGGCGGATATGCTCGATGCCAAGGATTACGACGCCTGGCTCGGCCTCTGGATGCCGGGCGGCCGCTACACGATGCCGATCGGCGATAGCGAGGATTTCGACAACGCACTGAACCTGTGCCACGACGACGACAAGATGCGACGCGATCGAATCGCACGTTTCCAGCAGGGCTTTTCGATCTCGTCGGCCCCGCCGGCCGAGACCGTGCGTACCCTGTCCCGTTTCGTCATCAAGGCCGTGGATGGCGACGAGGTGACGGTGCATAGCGCCGAGCATCTCATCGAGGACAAGTTCGGCCGTCAGCGCGTCTGGGCCGCCAATGTCAGGCACATGCTCGTCGCCACCGGGGACGGATTTCGTATCCGCAACAAGGTGGTCCGTCTACTCAACTCCGATGGGATGCTGAATTCGTTCAGCTATTTGTTCTGA
- a CDS encoding SDR family NAD(P)-dependent oxidoreductase, with the protein MAAPLPEKIQTAVVTGGARGLGADIARALHRAGFRVVITAVNADAGTALASELDLAGETAVTATLDITRPEDFQTVLDKCIERWGSVEVLVNNAARTAVQPVLDIDPQDFNTILSTNAGGTFAGSQIFGRHFKERGYGRIVNLASLAGQNGGTATGAHYAASKGAILTLTKVFARDLAPFGVTCNAIAPGPMDTPIVRSVIAPEKMQAALAGIPVGQLGDPIFVAELVALLAGPKAGFVNGACWDVNGGLFMR; encoded by the coding sequence ATGGCGGCCCCGCTTCCTGAAAAGATCCAGACCGCCGTCGTGACGGGCGGTGCCCGCGGCCTCGGTGCGGATATCGCGCGCGCCCTGCACAGGGCCGGTTTCCGCGTGGTCATCACCGCCGTCAATGCCGATGCCGGCACGGCGCTCGCCTCCGAACTCGATCTGGCCGGAGAAACGGCGGTGACCGCGACGCTGGATATCACCAGGCCGGAGGATTTCCAGACGGTGCTCGACAAATGCATCGAGCGCTGGGGTTCGGTCGAGGTGCTCGTCAACAATGCGGCGCGCACGGCGGTCCAGCCGGTCCTGGATATCGATCCGCAGGATTTCAACACGATCCTTTCGACCAATGCCGGCGGCACGTTTGCCGGCAGCCAGATCTTCGGCCGGCATTTCAAGGAGCGCGGATACGGGCGCATCGTCAACCTCGCCTCGCTCGCCGGCCAGAACGGCGGCACGGCGACCGGCGCCCATTATGCCGCCTCCAAGGGGGCGATCCTGACATTGACGAAGGTCTTCGCAAGGGACCTCGCGCCCTTTGGCGTGACCTGCAACGCGATCGCGCCGGGGCCGATGGACACACCCATCGTGCGGTCGGTCATTGCGCCTGAGAAGATGCAGGCGGCGCTTGCCGGCATCCCGGTCGGTCAGCTTGGCGACCCGATCTTCGTTGCCGAGCTCGTCGCGCTGCTGGCCGGGCCGAAAGCCGGCTTCGTCAATGGCGCGTGCTGGGACGTCAACGGCGGCTTATTCATGCGGTGA
- a CDS encoding PDR/VanB family oxidoreductase yields MKTATLELEVAERIEEPGNILRLRLVSANGAGLPAFEAGAHLDLHLQDASTHLWRQYSLCSDPAESGFYEIGVLLDPKSRGGSRAVHRLAEAGHRFRVEGPRNHFPLAEDAATSVLFGGGIGVTPMLAMARRLHALGRDFVLHYCTRSSEVTAFRTIIADAPWADRVVFHFDDQAPEQRLDPARDLPQPAAGTHLYVCGPQGFMDWLIGAAEAVGHAPGNVHREYFSADVDTSGAGFEVVAKRSGVSVTVGPDDTIAKALARAGVKIEVKCEEGVCGTCVTDVIEGEPDHRDKFLTEDEREEGTMICACCSRACGSRIVLDV; encoded by the coding sequence ATGAAAACGGCAACACTTGAACTGGAGGTCGCGGAGCGCATCGAGGAGCCCGGCAATATCCTGCGCCTGCGGCTCGTCAGTGCCAACGGCGCCGGCCTGCCGGCCTTCGAGGCGGGGGCGCATCTCGACCTGCATCTGCAGGATGCTTCCACCCATCTCTGGCGCCAGTACTCGCTGTGCTCCGATCCGGCGGAAAGCGGCTTCTACGAGATCGGCGTCCTGCTCGATCCGAAGTCGCGGGGTGGCTCTCGTGCCGTGCACCGGCTGGCGGAGGCCGGGCATCGCTTCCGCGTCGAGGGACCGCGCAACCACTTTCCGCTCGCGGAGGATGCTGCGACCTCGGTCCTGTTCGGCGGCGGCATCGGCGTGACACCGATGCTCGCCATGGCCCGCCGGCTGCACGCGCTCGGCCGGGACTTCGTGCTTCATTATTGCACCCGCTCCAGCGAGGTCACAGCCTTCAGGACAATAATCGCAGACGCGCCCTGGGCGGATCGCGTGGTCTTCCATTTCGACGACCAGGCGCCGGAGCAACGGCTGGACCCGGCCCGCGACCTGCCGCAGCCGGCAGCCGGAACGCATCTCTATGTCTGCGGCCCGCAGGGCTTCATGGACTGGCTGATCGGGGCGGCGGAAGCGGTGGGCCATGCGCCGGGCAATGTGCACCGGGAATACTTCTCCGCCGATGTCGACACATCCGGCGCGGGCTTCGAGGTCGTCGCGAAACGCTCGGGCGTCAGCGTTACCGTGGGGCCGGACGATACCATCGCCAAGGCGCTCGCGCGCGCCGGCGTGAAGATAGAAGTCAAATGCGAGGAAGGGGTTTGCGGCACCTGCGTGACCGATGTCATCGAGGGCGAGCCCGATCATCGCGACAAGTTCCTGACCGAAGATGAGCGGGAGGAGGGCACCATGATCTGTGCCTGCTGCTCGCGCGCCTGCGGCTCGAGGATCGTTCTGGACGTGTGA
- a CDS encoding MarR family winged helix-turn-helix transcriptional regulator yields MTATQTSPFLKRNWPFYWVSRVNGRYTQALDRRLKPIGIDVPRWRVLISLHEDNYLSISDISDFSTMRLNTTTKVVQRMIGDGLVVTRVCPTDARVTEVCLTPEGDRLRALAMEEARGIFELSFQSISDDEMATLNGLLERVFDQLRRL; encoded by the coding sequence GTGACCGCAACGCAAACGAGCCCTTTCCTGAAGCGGAACTGGCCCTTCTACTGGGTCAGCCGTGTCAACGGTCGTTACACCCAGGCGCTGGACAGGCGTCTGAAGCCCATCGGGATCGACGTGCCGCGCTGGCGGGTGCTGATATCGTTGCACGAGGACAATTATCTCTCGATCTCCGATATTTCGGACTTTTCCACCATGCGCCTCAACACGACCACCAAGGTCGTGCAGCGCATGATCGGCGACGGGCTGGTGGTGACGCGGGTTTGCCCGACGGATGCCCGCGTGACCGAGGTCTGCCTCACCCCGGAGGGAGACCGTCTCAGAGCGCTGGCCATGGAGGAAGCGCGCGGGATCTTCGAATTGAGCTTCCAGAGCATCAGCGATGACGAGATGGCCACCCTGAATGGCCTTCTCGAACGCGTGTTCGATCAGCTCAGGCGCCTGTGA
- a CDS encoding Rieske 2Fe-2S domain-containing protein translates to MSLAMPRFRDLDALYSPDAKVATPMYEDADLFKEEMERIFRRTWVWVAHDSELPDKGSFKLSNVGLEPVIVVRDRKGVVHVLVNRCRHRAATVCEVKKGKTSSFQCPYHGWGYGLDGSLRALPYPEQYGDDFSKDSHGLLRLRTESYAGMIFATFNEEIEPLADFLGPVRKWIDLFMKQGGGFPIKVLGEHQFTVPMNWKIQLENTTDAYHFPVVHKSFMQSLDGETEEIFNFLETGKGYVEDLGNGHSVMVMIPELVDLDQNLDDPIPERFLDLAQELREEGYPEDQVRKIVRAVGGAGFNLNLFPNVSFSLAFFRVLTPVNVERTDIRHIAIGMDGGPAAANRMRLRLHEHFQGPMGFGSPDDAEVWERVQRGTKGGEALPVLVNRGMVDEQQGPDGPLGHISAETGMRAAYAMWKRMMSA, encoded by the coding sequence ATGTCGCTCGCCATGCCGAGATTCCGCGACCTCGACGCACTCTACTCGCCCGACGCGAAGGTCGCCACGCCGATGTACGAGGATGCCGATCTCTTCAAGGAGGAGATGGAACGCATCTTCCGCCGCACCTGGGTATGGGTCGCCCATGACAGCGAATTGCCGGACAAGGGCTCGTTCAAGCTGTCGAATGTCGGGCTGGAACCGGTGATCGTGGTGCGCGACCGCAAAGGCGTCGTGCATGTCCTGGTCAACCGCTGCCGCCACCGCGCCGCCACGGTCTGCGAGGTCAAGAAGGGCAAGACCTCCTCCTTCCAATGTCCATATCACGGCTGGGGCTACGGCCTTGACGGCTCGCTGCGCGCGCTGCCCTATCCCGAGCAGTACGGCGACGACTTCAGCAAGGACAGCCACGGGCTGCTGCGGCTGCGCACGGAAAGTTATGCCGGCATGATCTTCGCCACGTTCAACGAGGAGATCGAGCCGCTCGCCGATTTCCTCGGGCCGGTGAGGAAATGGATCGACCTGTTCATGAAGCAGGGCGGCGGGTTCCCGATCAAGGTTCTCGGCGAACACCAGTTCACCGTTCCGATGAACTGGAAGATCCAGCTCGAAAACACCACCGACGCCTATCATTTCCCCGTCGTGCACAAGAGCTTCATGCAGTCGCTCGACGGCGAGACGGAGGAGATCTTCAACTTCCTCGAAACCGGCAAGGGGTATGTCGAGGATCTCGGCAACGGCCACTCGGTCATGGTCATGATCCCCGAACTGGTCGATCTCGACCAGAATCTCGATGATCCGATCCCCGAACGCTTCCTCGATCTGGCGCAGGAACTGCGCGAGGAAGGCTACCCGGAGGACCAGGTCCGCAAGATCGTGCGCGCCGTCGGTGGCGCCGGATTCAATCTCAACCTGTTCCCGAACGTGTCCTTCTCGCTCGCCTTCTTCCGCGTGCTCACGCCCGTCAATGTCGAGCGGACGGATATCCGCCACATCGCCATCGGCATGGACGGGGGTCCGGCGGCGGCCAACCGCATGCGCCTGCGCCTGCACGAGCATTTCCAGGGGCCGATGGGCTTCGGCTCGCCGGATGACGCCGAGGTCTGGGAGCGCGTGCAGCGCGGCACCAAGGGCGGCGAGGCGCTGCCGGTCCTCGTGAACCGCGGCATGGTCGATGAACAGCAGGGCCCGGACGGCCCGCTCGGGCATATCAGCGCGGAGACCGGCATGCGGGCCGCCTATGCAATGTGGAAGAGGATGATGTCGGCATGA
- a CDS encoding flavin reductase family protein, producing MTHNAPSEAALAFREGMSRLGAAVTLLTSDGVAGRQGMTASAVVSVTDSPPTLIVCVNRNIRCHDLFVANGVLAVNVLGGRHQELSARFAAKGPVDRFASHNWVTSKTGAPLLEDAEVAFDCRIVDTRAVGSHSVLTCEVEDVRLFSTQPDVLIWFGRNFHHLNAAAAK from the coding sequence ATGACCCATAATGCACCCAGCGAGGCAGCCCTGGCATTCCGCGAAGGCATGAGCCGTCTCGGCGCGGCCGTGACCCTTCTGACATCGGATGGTGTCGCCGGACGACAGGGCATGACCGCTTCGGCCGTCGTGTCCGTCACCGACAGCCCGCCCACGCTGATCGTCTGCGTCAATCGCAACATCCGCTGCCACGATCTCTTCGTGGCCAACGGTGTACTCGCGGTCAACGTGCTCGGCGGACGCCATCAAGAGCTGTCCGCCCGCTTCGCCGCCAAGGGCCCCGTCGACCGGTTTGCCTCGCACAACTGGGTCACATCAAAGACCGGCGCGCCGCTCCTGGAGGATGCGGAGGTCGCCTTCGATTGCCGCATCGTCGATACGCGCGCGGTCGGCTCGCACTCCGTGCTGACCTGCGAGGTCGAGGATGTGCGCCTGTTTTCGACGCAGCCCGATGTGCTCATCTGGTTCGGCCGGAACTTCCACCATCTCAACGCCGCGGCGGCGAAGTGA